ATCAAAAGGCAAAAACGTCCCTCAAGCGTTGCTGAGTCGAGAAGCAATTGCCAGATTAGGAGCAACCATCATTGAAGAACTCGTGGCATACGAAAACGTTCTTAATAACCCGACTACATTCGATTTTCGAATCGAAGAGCTTGGTGAAAACCAATACTCCAATCCCAGCAACAATGCAGTTTTTATTGACAATACGGAGCGCATAATCTTTTCGAGCCAACTCAAAAACCTGAAGCATCAACTGGAAACATGTGCAGAAGTACTCTCATTTGAAAAAGCAGGCGCCCGTCGAAAAATTTTTCACAATCCAGAATCAACCCAAGCCGCCATCATTACATGCGGAGGCCTCTGCCCAGGGCTAAATAATGTCATCAAAGGATTGGTCAATATTCTCGAGCAGGATTACGGAGTCAAAAACATTCTTGGCATCCGCTATGGATACAAAGGACTCACGAAGGCATCAACTTATCCACCAATCCAACTCAATTCTCTGATCGTCGATCAGATCCATAAACAGGGCGGAACCATCCTTGGATCATCTAGAGGGAGTCAGGATCCAGAAGAAATGGTGGACATGCTCCAGGCAAAAGGAATCAATCTTCTATTTTGCATTGGCGGCGATGGAACTTTAAAGGGTGCTCAGGCGATTGCGGAAGCCGCAATCAGTCGCCAAGCGAACATCAGCATTGTCGGTGTACCTAAAACCATTGACAACGATCTCGGCTTTGTCGAGAAAACCTTCGGCTTTGAAACCTCAGTACAAACAGCATCGGAAATCATCACATCAGCCCAACACGAAGCAGAAGGAGCTGAAAACGGCATCGGCATCGTGAAGTTAATGGGACGAGACTCAGGCTTCATCACTGCCACGGCATCTCTCGCAAACTCTGTAGTTGATTACTGCCTAATCCCAGAAACCCCTTTTCAAATCGGCGGCCCGAACGGGATCTGCACGGCTATTCAACGAAGGCTTGAACAAAAAAACCATGCCGTGATTGTCGTTGCAGAAGGAGCAGGACAGGAACTCTTTGCTAGCAACGAAAGCAAGATTGATGCTTCCGGAAACATCCTTAAAGAGGATATCGGAGAATTGCTCAAAGAAGAGCTGACAGCTCACTTCAAGCAACACAACATGACGATCAACATCAAGTATCTTGACCCGAGCTACCACATACGAAGCGTTGCAGCCAATGCATCGGATGCTGTTTTTTGTCAGCTACTTGCCGAATATGCCGTCCATGCAGGAATGAGCGGGAAAACGAATCTTGTCATTGGTTACTGGAACAATTTCTTCACCCACGTCCCTATTCATCTAGCCACAAAAGAAAGGCGAATGGTTGATCTTGATAGCGCGCTATGGCGCGGCGTCATGAGCGCAACTCATCAAGAGAAATAACCCAATCACAATCATCAACTGGTCATGATGTCGTAAGACAGATCAAAGAACTATTTGATACTTTGCTGTCCAAGCCAGCAATCTCAGCCCCGAGCGTCTGATTGAAGTGTTGCCCCCAACTCCTGCCTTGCAGCATCCAAGGCTCCATCGAGAGCAGCACCATCACGACCTCCAGCCTGAGCCAGATTCGGGCGGCCACCACCACCGCCACCGCAGCGCTTGGCGATCCCGCCGATGAACTTGCCCGCTTGCTGGCCGTTGGCGATCACAGCTTTGCCGAAGGCTGCCACCAGAATCACCTTGCCTTGATCAGCTGGATCCGGTAGTCCACCGATCACCACCGCACCGGCCTCACCCAGCTGATCGCTCAGGTTCTGAGCAGCGCCTTGCAGACCGCTGCCATCCACACCATCAAGACGCTCAACCAGCAGCTGAAAGTCGCCAACAGCAACCGCCTTGGAGGCCAGGGCCGCTGATTTGGCAACCGCCAACTCAGCCTGCACAGCCTGCAGCGCCTTGCTCGTGGTCTTCAATTCGTCTTGAAGAGCGCTCACCCTGTCCACGATCTCGCCGGGCTGGGCTTTGAAGCGCTCTCCCAGCTGCCTGACCACAACATCGCGTTCATTGAGATAGGCGAGCACAGCAGGGCCTGCCACAGCTTCGATGCGACGGATGCCCGCTGCCACTCCACTTTCGCTGACAATCTTGAACAAACCAATCTCAGCGGTGTTGGCCACATGGGTGCCACCGCAAAGTTCCATCGACACACCAGGCACGTCGACAACACGCACCACATCGGCGTATTTCTCACCGAACATGGCTACTGCTCCAGCGGCCTTGGCCTTCTCGATCGCCATCTCCTGCACCTGGAGCTCATGGGCATCGGCGATCCAGCTGTTGATCAGAATCTCAATACGCTCCAGCTCCTCGAAGCTCACTGACCGCGGGCAATGGAAGTCGAAACGCAAACGATCGAAGTTCACCAGTGATCCGGCCTGACCAATGCCTGGATCCACCACCTGTTTCAAGGCCGACTGCAACAAATGCGTCGCGGTGTGATTGGCCTGGGCACGGCGACGGCAGGTCCGATCCACACGACCCTGCACGACATCGCCCACCACCAGCGTGCCGCGCTCAACACGGCCGCTGTGCACAAACACACTGCGGTTCCGGCTCACGGAGTCCACGCTGACAATCAGGCCATCGCCGTCATGGCCTTCACCGGCGAGTGTGCCGCGATCACCCACCTGGCCGCCCCCTTCGCCGTAGAAGGGAGTGGTGTCCAGCACCACCTGCACAGCATCACCGGCAATGGCTTGTTGAGCGGGGTCCCCATTCACCACAAGTGCCTGCACACTGCTGCTCTGCTCCAGCTGCTCGTAACCACGGAAATCGGTTTCATCAATCCCTGAGGCCACCTGATCAATGGCGTCCTGCAATGTGAGGTCAATGCTCACAGCAG
Above is a window of Synechococcus sp. BIOS-U3-1 DNA encoding:
- a CDS encoding ATP-dependent 6-phosphofructokinase, whose protein sequence is MLSREAIARLGATIIEELVAYENVLNNPTTFDFRIEELGENQYSNPSNNAVFIDNTERIIFSSQLKNLKHQLETCAEVLSFEKAGARRKIFHNPESTQAAIITCGGLCPGLNNVIKGLVNILEQDYGVKNILGIRYGYKGLTKASTYPPIQLNSLIVDQIHKQGGTILGSSRGSQDPEEMVDMLQAKGINLLFCIGGDGTLKGAQAIAEAAISRQANISIVGVPKTIDNDLGFVEKTFGFETSVQTASEIITSAQHEAEGAENGIGIVKLMGRDSGFITATASLANSVVDYCLIPETPFQIGGPNGICTAIQRRLEQKNHAVIVVAEGAGQELFASNESKIDASGNILKEDIGELLKEELTAHFKQHNMTINIKYLDPSYHIRSVAANASDAVFCQLLAEYAVHAGMSGKTNLVIGYWNNFFTHVPIHLATKERRMVDLDSALWRGVMSATHQEK
- the alaS gene encoding alanine--tRNA ligase codes for the protein MAVARSSRNEAAGPRTGAEIREAFLAFYEQRGHRRMPSASLVPEDPTVLLTIAGMLPFKPIFLGQQQRPAPCATSSQKCIRTNDIENVGRTARHHTFFEMLGNFSFGDYFKQQAIEWAWELSTVVYGLDPKNLVVSVFREDDEAEQIWRDVVGVNPKRIIRMDEADNFWASGPTGPCGPCSEIYYDFKPELGDEGIDLEDDDRFIEFYNLVFMQSNRDAEGTLTPLANRNIDTGMGLERMAQILQKVPNNYETDLIFPLIKAAADLAHVDYQTLDDKRQTSLKVIGDHSRAVTQLISDGVTASNLGRGYILRRLLRRVVRHGRLLGIDKPFLKTMGEAAIALMQAVHPQLIERKEVILAELQREEARFLETLERGEKLLADVLAAQPKQISGAQAFELYDTYGFPLELTQEIAEEHGLPVDLAGFEVAMQQQRQRAKAAAVSIDLTLQDAIDQVASGIDETDFRGYEQLEQSSSVQALVVNGDPAQQAIAGDAVQVVLDTTPFYGEGGGQVGDRGTLAGEGHDGDGLIVSVDSVSRNRSVFVHSGRVERGTLVVGDVVQGRVDRTCRRRAQANHTATHLLQSALKQVVDPGIGQAGSLVNFDRLRFDFHCPRSVSFEELERIEILINSWIADAHELQVQEMAIEKAKAAGAVAMFGEKYADVVRVVDVPGVSMELCGGTHVANTAEIGLFKIVSESGVAAGIRRIEAVAGPAVLAYLNERDVVVRQLGERFKAQPGEIVDRVSALQDELKTTSKALQAVQAELAVAKSAALASKAVAVGDFQLLVERLDGVDGSGLQGAAQNLSDQLGEAGAVVIGGLPDPADQGKVILVAAFGKAVIANGQQAGKFIGGIAKRCGGGGGGRPNLAQAGGRDGAALDGALDAARQELGATLQSDARG